The following proteins come from a genomic window of Amphiura filiformis chromosome 16, Afil_fr2py, whole genome shotgun sequence:
- the LOC140136286 gene encoding LOW QUALITY PROTEIN: uncharacterized protein (The sequence of the model RefSeq protein was modified relative to this genomic sequence to represent the inferred CDS: substituted 1 base at 1 genomic stop codon): MELLKPFTCTFCDITLHSFDMLQQHRKRHMVKYTRALAKKRKNPNLIIDENTTQLFFQCEICEECFVGKKHLTEHLKTHDRQNKAALHQCQYCRQYFSQELNLDRHMRCHTKEKPYRCEYCLKCFAHKSWLTQHMRTHTKEKPYKCDYCQKCFAQRSILAQHIIKTHTKKKRYKCESCQKCFAFNSELKRHIRTHTKEKPYKCEYCHKCFAFNAALKRHITTHSTKKPEKPYQXMFTSHTKEKPFQCEYCQECFTQRSTLTQHMRTHTKEKPNKCEYCQKCFTQRSGLAQHIRTHTKEKPYKCEYCQKCFACNGDLKKHITTHTKERLHQCEYCQKYFTQRDGLITDIGTQCLICHIRTHTKEKPYKCEYCQKCFAQRSNLTQHPKTHQREAIPVWPENIARSIEKCFEKCSTK; this comes from the coding sequence ATGGAGTTGTTGAAGCCTTTTACATGTACATTCTGTGACATTACTTTGCACTCCTTTGATATGCTACAGCAACATAGAAAACGACATATGGTGAAATACACTCGAGCTCTTGCCAAGAAGAGAAAGAATCCCAATCTGATCATTGATGAGAACACTACACAACTTTTCTTTCAGTGTGAGATATGTGAAGAGTGTTTTGTCGGAAAAAAACATTTGACTGAACATTTGAAAACCCATGACAGGCAAAACAAGGCGGCACTGCATCAGTGTCAGTATTGTAGACAATATTTTAGCCAAGAGTTAAATCTTGATAGACACATGAGATgccacactaaagagaaaccataccgcTGTGAATATTGTCTGAAGTGTTTTGCTCATAAAAGTTGGCTCACACAACACatgagaactcacaccaaagagaagccatacaAGTGTGATTATTGCCAGAAATGCTTTGCTCAAAGAAGTATCCTCGCACAACACAtcatcaaaactcacaccaaaaaAAAGCGATATAAGTGTGAGTCttgccagaaatgctttgcaTTTAATAGCGAGTTAAAAcgacatatcagaactcacaccaaagagaaaccatataaaTGTGAATATTGTCACAAATGCTTTGCCTTTAATGCTGCCTTGAAAAGACACATCACAACTCACAGTACAAAGAAAccagagaaaccttatcagtaaATGTTCACatctcacaccaaagagaaaccattccagtgtgagtattgccaggaATGCTTTACTCAAAGAAGTACCCTAACACAACACAtgagaactcacacaaaagaaaagccaaacaagtgtgagtattgtcagaaatgctttactcAAAGAAGTGGCCTCGcacaacacatcagaactcacaccaaagagaaaccatataaatgtgaatattgtcagaaatgctttgcctGTAACGGTGACTTGAAAAAACACATCacaactcacaccaaagaaaggctacaccagtgtgagtattgtcaaaaatattttacccAGAGAGATGGTcttatcacagatattggaacacaatgtCTCATatgccacatcagaactcacaccaaagaaaaaccatacaagtgtgagtattgccagaaatgctttGCTCAAAGAAGTAACCTTACACAACACCCCAAAActcaccaaagagaagccataccaGTATGGCCAGAGAATATTGCCAGAAGCATTGAGAAGTGCTTTGAGAAGTGCTCAACAAAGTAG